The following proteins are encoded in a genomic region of Hyla sarda isolate aHylSar1 chromosome 3, aHylSar1.hap1, whole genome shotgun sequence:
- the LOC130360598 gene encoding uncharacterized protein LOC130360598 has translation MEHEAVQPYNMPIPTPRRSPEKLTKKQREILESKERPITDDIIDASQRILQTQFAANGLQSCWGAIRGFLPAFGPSVQVHYDDDRCHAFTSCFRDGNIFIADSINRTLSHAGERQLKQIYSSVAHDPLKVVTFLDVERQPNNLDCGLYAIANAVELLIENGNPSYAYDNSKMRAHLALCIERGFFSPFPKEEILPSDMTRRPEDAEEPIGTE, from the coding sequence ATGGAACATGAAGCTGTCCAACCATACAACATGCCTATACCTACACCAAGGCGATCTCCGGAGAAACTCACCAAAAAACAGAGAGAAATCCTGGAGAGTAAGGAAAGGCCGATAACTGATGACATCATAGACGCTTCCCAGAGGATCCTCCAAACACAATTTGCGGCAAATGGACTGCAATCCTGTTGGGGGGCAATACGAGGATTTCTACCAGCGTTTGGCCCTTCCGTCCAAGTTCATTATGATGACGATCGTTGTCACGCATTCACATCCTGCTTCAGAGATGGTAACATCTTTATTGCTGACAGCATTAATAGAACACTTTCACATGCAGGGGAGAGGCAGCTAAAGCAGATTTACAGTTCTGTTGCTCATGATCCCCTAAAAGTGGTGACATTTCTGGATGTGGAACGGCAGCCAAACAACCTTGACTGTGGACTATATGCAATAGCCAATGCAGTTGAGCTTCTTATTGAAAATGGAAATCCATCATATGCATATGATAACAGCAAAATGAGAGCCCATCTAGCCCTCTGTATAGAGAGAGGGTTCTTCAGCCCCTTCCCCAAGGAAGAAATCCTTCCCAGCGACATGACCCGCAGGCCTGAGGATGCTGAAGAGCCCATCGGCACTGAGTAG
- the LOC130360599 gene encoding uncharacterized protein LOC130360599, with protein MEHEAVQPYNMPIPTPRRSPEKLTKKQREILESKERPITDDIIDASQRILQTQFAANGLQSCWGAIRGFLPAFGPSVQVHYDDDRCHAFTSCFRDGNIFIADSINRTLSHAGERQLKQIYSSVAHDPLKVVTFLDVERQPNNLDCGLYAIANAVELLIENGNPSSTYDNSKMRAHLALCIERGFFSPFPKEEILPSDMTRRPEDAEEPICTE; from the coding sequence ATGGAACATGAAGCTGTCCAACCATACAACATGCCTATACCTACACCAAGGCGATCTCCGGAGAAACTCACCAAAAAACAGAGAGAAATCCTGGAGAGTAAGGAAAGGCCGATAACTGATGACATCATAGACGCTTCCCAGAGGATCCTCCAAACACAATTTGCGGCAAATGGACTGCAATCCTGTTGGGGGGCAATACGAGGATTTCTACCAGCGTTTGGCCCTTCCGTCCAAGTTCATTATGATGACGATCGTTGTCACGCATTCACATCCTGCTTCAGAGATGGTAACATCTTTATTGCTGACAGCATTAATAGAACACTTTCACATGCAGGGGAGAGGCAGCTAAAGCAGATTTACAGTTCTGTTGCTCATGATCCCCTAAAAGTGGTGACATTTCTGGATGTGGAACGGCAGCCAAACAACCTTGACTGTGGACTATATGCAATAGCCAATGCAGTTGAGCTTCTAATTGAAAATGGAAATCCATCAAGTACATATGATAACAGCAAAATGAGAGCCCATCTAGCCCTCTGTATAGAGAGAGGGTTCTTCAGCCCCTTCCCCAAGGAAGAAATCCTTCCCAGCGACATGACCCGCAGGCCTGAGGATGCTGAAGAGCCCATCTGCACTGAGTAG